A single Rhodothermales bacterium DNA region contains:
- a CDS encoding TRAP transporter large permease subunit has product MNGDILAPLMFVGALLLIFSGFPVAFSLGGTALIFAFIGVEMGYFDWHLLLAMPDRTFGIMSNFVLLAVPFFIFMGTMLEKSRLAEDLLTTIGQVFGPVRGGLALAVVFVGALLAAATGVVGASVVAMGMISLPVMMRYGYSKELSVGVITASGTLGQIIPPSVVLIVLADQMGVSVGDLFRGALIPGIMLAGMYAAYCGGVAIFQPRKAPALPPEARPDDLSKLLRRVALVLMPPLVLILLVLGSIFAGIATPTEAGALGALGAMGLAAANRRLNWKAVRETADVTTKLTSMVLFLLIGSTAFALVFRGLNGDLWIEGLLTNLPGGVIGLLIVANLAIFILGFFIDFFEIAFIVIPLLVPAAALLGVDLIWFGVMIGMNLQMSFLTPPFGFALFYLRGVAPPGITTAQIYRGAVPFIVIQMIGLLAIILWPELVSWGR; this is encoded by the coding sequence ATGAACGGCGATATCCTTGCCCCGCTGATGTTTGTCGGCGCCCTGCTGCTCATTTTCTCGGGCTTTCCGGTGGCGTTCTCCCTGGGAGGGACCGCGCTGATCTTCGCCTTCATCGGCGTCGAAATGGGATACTTCGATTGGCATCTGCTGTTGGCCATGCCGGACCGCACGTTCGGCATCATGTCCAACTTCGTGCTCCTGGCGGTGCCCTTCTTCATTTTCATGGGGACCATGCTGGAAAAATCCCGCTTGGCCGAGGATCTGCTGACCACCATCGGTCAGGTGTTCGGTCCGGTCCGCGGGGGATTGGCCCTGGCCGTGGTATTCGTGGGGGCCCTGCTGGCCGCGGCAACCGGTGTCGTGGGCGCCAGTGTGGTAGCCATGGGCATGATTTCGCTGCCTGTCATGATGCGTTATGGCTACAGCAAGGAGCTCTCTGTGGGCGTGATCACGGCGTCGGGCACACTCGGACAGATCATTCCCCCGTCGGTCGTACTGATCGTGCTGGCCGACCAGATGGGCGTGTCGGTGGGCGACCTGTTCCGGGGCGCCCTCATCCCGGGCATCATGCTGGCCGGGATGTATGCGGCCTATTGCGGGGGCGTAGCCATCTTCCAGCCTCGGAAGGCCCCGGCACTTCCACCCGAGGCGCGACCGGATGACCTGTCGAAGCTGCTCCGCCGCGTGGCGCTGGTTCTCATGCCCCCGCTGGTGCTCATCCTCTTGGTCCTCGGGAGCATTTTCGCCGGGATCGCCACGCCCACCGAGGCGGGTGCACTCGGGGCACTCGGAGCCATGGGGTTGGCGGCTGCGAACCGTCGGCTGAACTGGAAGGCCGTCCGAGAAACCGCCGACGTAACGACCAAGCTGACGTCCATGGTCCTGTTCCTGCTTATCGGGTCGACCGCGTTTGCGCTCGTATTCCGCGGCCTGAACGGCGACCTGTGGATTGAAGGGCTGCTCACTAACCTGCCGGGAGGCGTCATCGGCCTGTTGATCGTGGCCAACCTGGCCATTTTCATCCTGGGGTTCTTCATCGACTTCTTTGAGATCGCGTTCATTGTGATCCCACTCCTTGTGCCGGCGGCCGCCCTGTTGGGGGTGGATCTCATCTGGTTCGGCGTCATGATCGGCATGAACCTGCAGATGTCCTTCCTGACGCCCCCGTTCGGTTTCGCGCTCTTCTATCTGCGTGGGGTGGCTCCCCCGGGCATAACCACCGCCCAGATTTATCGCGGCGCGGTGCCCTTCATTGTCATCCAGATGATTGGCCTGCTGGCCATCATCCTGTGGCCGGAACTGGTCAGCTGGGGTCGATAA
- a CDS encoding TIGR00730 family Rossman fold protein, with protein sequence MAIHAITTYCSSSNRIHPDYHDAAAWVGRALALHDLQLVYGGGAVGLMGTLARAVHEQDGHVVGVIPHALKDKEGIAYELADELILTNTMRERKRIMYERGDAYLVLPGGYGTLEEFMEVLTLRQLGYHNRPIVLLNLNGFWDSLMGFFAEMNEQGFIRASGEPLFRIISDPGDVIEALNDSL encoded by the coding sequence ATGGCCATCCACGCGATCACCACCTATTGCTCGTCAAGCAACCGGATCCACCCGGACTATCACGACGCGGCAGCGTGGGTGGGCCGTGCGCTGGCCCTGCATGACCTGCAGCTCGTCTACGGCGGTGGAGCCGTCGGTCTCATGGGCACGCTGGCCCGTGCGGTGCATGAACAGGACGGCCACGTGGTCGGCGTCATTCCGCACGCCCTGAAGGACAAGGAGGGCATTGCCTATGAACTGGCCGATGAGCTCATCCTGACGAATACCATGCGGGAACGCAAGCGGATCATGTACGAGCGGGGCGATGCCTACCTCGTGCTTCCGGGCGGGTACGGCACGTTGGAGGAATTCATGGAGGTCCTGACGCTCCGGCAATTGGGCTACCACAACCGACCCATCGTACTCCTGAACCTGAACGGGTTCTGGGATTCGCTGATGGGTTTCTTCGCCGAAATGAACGAACAGGGATTCATCCGCGCGTCCGGCGAACCGCTGTTCCGCATCATCTCCGATCCCGGGGATGTCATTGAGGCCCTCAACGACTCACTATGA
- a CDS encoding esterase: MKNHHFPVTRMARYTASGDVSAETCELMVALHGYGQLAPDFAADLTSTQDLLVPGRVLVCPEGLSRYYTNHRERTVGASWMTREEREYEILDHVAWLDALLEHLLEEAPDHLRLRVLGFSQGAPTASRWVANGAVQPDQLILWAAPAADDLSDEEWALLADVPEIVVVAGSDDALFPPDRVDRAMATLSGHGCAARLVTFEGGHRMDPDVLASLIDPS, encoded by the coding sequence ATGAAGAATCATCATTTTCCGGTCACCCGGATGGCCCGGTACACCGCCAGCGGGGACGTATCGGCCGAAACATGCGAGTTGATGGTCGCCCTGCATGGCTATGGGCAGCTCGCTCCGGACTTTGCGGCGGACCTGACGTCCACGCAGGATCTGCTGGTTCCGGGTCGGGTCCTGGTGTGCCCGGAAGGCCTGTCCCGGTATTACACGAACCACCGCGAACGCACGGTGGGCGCCTCCTGGATGACCCGGGAGGAGCGGGAGTACGAAATCCTGGACCACGTGGCGTGGCTCGATGCGCTCCTGGAGCACCTTCTGGAGGAGGCACCCGACCACCTGCGCCTGCGCGTCCTGGGATTCAGCCAGGGAGCGCCGACGGCCAGCCGATGGGTCGCCAACGGAGCCGTGCAGCCCGACCAACTCATCCTGTGGGCCGCGCCCGCAGCGGACGACCTGAGCGATGAGGAATGGGCGCTCCTGGCCGATGTACCCGAGATCGTGGTGGTGGCCGGTTCGGATGATGCACTGTTTCCGCCAGACCGGGTGGACCGCGCCATGGCCACGCTCTCCGGTCACGGATGCGCCGCCCGGCTCGTCACCTTCGAGGGGGGGCACCGGATGGACCCGGATGTCCTGGCCTCGCTTATCGACCCCAGCTGA